From the genome of Triticum aestivum cultivar Chinese Spring chromosome 3B, IWGSC CS RefSeq v2.1, whole genome shotgun sequence, one region includes:
- the LOC123071310 gene encoding interactor of constitutive active ROPs 2, chloroplastic isoform X1 yields the protein MLYLSKMHFLRLYSSSTAVRNGSVEHPTRGSPLGANKTGRPTRLAGLDSGVDAAATKSPTGRSPKVERRTTMSAEREKRRSPMKLSELESQLSQLQDDLKKAKEQLHSSENSRKRALQEAEEARAQAAEASARASDSQAQLAELSSVEQTRIFELRRLSQERDRSWQSELEAMQKQHEADSAALVAAMGEVHRLRVQLAAAARADRKQEVAEALATVDELRAKLSASEEAEAQARALHEECKQQLEASRATIDSLLTDGSKLMDSFSLVVTELEESRAKLKALEEEVAETTSAKAAASGQRCNCSDSEAAELRSALEDVEARFQEEKILSTVETQCAYELMDQIKVESDLRHGKLAAALASAKSEVMFLKASLFDRESELRRAHDATKKLQDDARTNSTADELKAQLQGALQENGQLKLELRQYESEKVPAKSDADAAAEAAKKGETEAELRRLRVQAEQWRKAAETAMALLTVGKGGNGKILDRGESLDGGKYAGLYDELDDDAAAARKNGNVLRRISGMWKK from the exons ATGCTGTACTTGAGCAAGATGCATTTTCTGAGGTTATATTCCAGCAGTACAGCCGTGAG GAATGGCTCCGTGGAGCACCCTACCCGTGGGTCTCCCCTCGGAGCAAACAAGACGGGCCGGCCGACGAGGCTGGCCGGCCTGGACTCCGGCGTCGACGCGGCGGCGACCAAGTCGCCCACCGGCCGGAGCCCCAAGGTGGAGCGCCGCACCACCATGAGCGCTGAAAGAGAG AAAAGGAGGTCGCCGATGAAGCTGTCGGAGCTGGAGTCCCAGCTCTCGCAGCTGCAGGACGACCTCAAGAAGGCCAAGGAGCAGCTCCATTCCTCCGAGAACTCCAGGAAGCGTGCCCTGCAAGAGGCCGAGGAGGCCAGGGCGCAGGCCGCGGAGGCGTCGGCGCGGGCCAGCGACTCGCAGGCGCAGCTCGCCGAGCTCTCCTCCGTCGAGCAGACCCGCATCTTCGAGCTCCGCCGGCTGTCCCAGGAGCGCGATCGCTCGTGGCAGTCGGAGCTGGAGGCCATGCAGAAGCAGCACGAGGCGGACTCGGCCGCGCTCGTCGCGGCCATGGGCGAGGTGCACCGCCTCCGCGTGCAGCTCGCCGCGGCGGCCCGCGCCGAccgcaagcaggaggtggcggaggcgctggCGACCGTCGACGAGCTCAGGGCAAAGCTGTCGGCGAGCGAGGAGGCAGAGGCGCAGGCGCGAGCGTTGCATGAGGAGTGCAAGCAGCAGCTGGAGGCGAGCCGGGCCACCATCGACTCGCTGCTCACCGACGGCTCCAAGCTGATGGATTCCTTCAGCCTCGTCGTCACGGAGCTCGAGGAGTCGCGCGCGAAGCTCAAGGCCctcgaggaggaggtggcggagacgACGTCGGCAAAGGCCGCTGCCTCCGGCCAGCGCTGCAACTGCTCGGACTCGGAGGCCGCCGAGCTGCGGTCGGCGTTGGAGGACGTGGAGGCCAGGTTCCAGGAAGAGAAGATCCTGAGCACCGTCGAGACGCAATGCGCTTACGAGCTCATGGACCAGATCAAGGTCGAGTCCGACCTGCGGCATGGCAAGCTTGCCGCCGCGCTCGCGAGCGCCAAGTCCGAGGTCATGTTCCTCAAGGCAAGCCTGTTCGACAGGGAGTCCGAGCTGCGGCGCGCCCATGACGCGACCAAGAAGCTGCAGGACGACGCGAGAACGAACAGCACGGCCGACGAGCTGAAAGCGCAGCTCCAAGGCGCGCTGCAGGAGAACGGGCAGCTGAAGCTCGAGCTGCGGCAGTACGAGTCCGAAAAGGTCCCCGCGAAGTCGGACGCcgacgccgcggcggaggcggcgaagaAGGGGGAGACGGAGGCCGAGCTGAGGCGTCTGCGGGTGCAGGCCGAGCAGTGGCGGAAGGCCGCCGAGACCGCCATGGCGTTGCTCACTGTGGGCAAGGGCGGCAACGGGAAGATCTTGGACCGCGGCGAGTCGCTGGACGGCGGCAAGTACGCGGGCCTGTAcgacgagctcgacgacgacgcggcgGCAGCCAGGAAGAACGGCAACGTGCTCCGGAGGATCAGCGGAATGTGGAAGAAATGA
- the LOC123071310 gene encoding interactor of constitutive active ROPs 2, chloroplastic isoform X2, translating to MQTAKTRNGSVEHPTRGSPLGANKTGRPTRLAGLDSGVDAAATKSPTGRSPKVERRTTMSAEREKRRSPMKLSELESQLSQLQDDLKKAKEQLHSSENSRKRALQEAEEARAQAAEASARASDSQAQLAELSSVEQTRIFELRRLSQERDRSWQSELEAMQKQHEADSAALVAAMGEVHRLRVQLAAAARADRKQEVAEALATVDELRAKLSASEEAEAQARALHEECKQQLEASRATIDSLLTDGSKLMDSFSLVVTELEESRAKLKALEEEVAETTSAKAAASGQRCNCSDSEAAELRSALEDVEARFQEEKILSTVETQCAYELMDQIKVESDLRHGKLAAALASAKSEVMFLKASLFDRESELRRAHDATKKLQDDARTNSTADELKAQLQGALQENGQLKLELRQYESEKVPAKSDADAAAEAAKKGETEAELRRLRVQAEQWRKAAETAMALLTVGKGGNGKILDRGESLDGGKYAGLYDELDDDAAAARKNGNVLRRISGMWKK from the exons ATGCAGACAGCCAAGACAAG GAATGGCTCCGTGGAGCACCCTACCCGTGGGTCTCCCCTCGGAGCAAACAAGACGGGCCGGCCGACGAGGCTGGCCGGCCTGGACTCCGGCGTCGACGCGGCGGCGACCAAGTCGCCCACCGGCCGGAGCCCCAAGGTGGAGCGCCGCACCACCATGAGCGCTGAAAGAGAG AAAAGGAGGTCGCCGATGAAGCTGTCGGAGCTGGAGTCCCAGCTCTCGCAGCTGCAGGACGACCTCAAGAAGGCCAAGGAGCAGCTCCATTCCTCCGAGAACTCCAGGAAGCGTGCCCTGCAAGAGGCCGAGGAGGCCAGGGCGCAGGCCGCGGAGGCGTCGGCGCGGGCCAGCGACTCGCAGGCGCAGCTCGCCGAGCTCTCCTCCGTCGAGCAGACCCGCATCTTCGAGCTCCGCCGGCTGTCCCAGGAGCGCGATCGCTCGTGGCAGTCGGAGCTGGAGGCCATGCAGAAGCAGCACGAGGCGGACTCGGCCGCGCTCGTCGCGGCCATGGGCGAGGTGCACCGCCTCCGCGTGCAGCTCGCCGCGGCGGCCCGCGCCGAccgcaagcaggaggtggcggaggcgctggCGACCGTCGACGAGCTCAGGGCAAAGCTGTCGGCGAGCGAGGAGGCAGAGGCGCAGGCGCGAGCGTTGCATGAGGAGTGCAAGCAGCAGCTGGAGGCGAGCCGGGCCACCATCGACTCGCTGCTCACCGACGGCTCCAAGCTGATGGATTCCTTCAGCCTCGTCGTCACGGAGCTCGAGGAGTCGCGCGCGAAGCTCAAGGCCctcgaggaggaggtggcggagacgACGTCGGCAAAGGCCGCTGCCTCCGGCCAGCGCTGCAACTGCTCGGACTCGGAGGCCGCCGAGCTGCGGTCGGCGTTGGAGGACGTGGAGGCCAGGTTCCAGGAAGAGAAGATCCTGAGCACCGTCGAGACGCAATGCGCTTACGAGCTCATGGACCAGATCAAGGTCGAGTCCGACCTGCGGCATGGCAAGCTTGCCGCCGCGCTCGCGAGCGCCAAGTCCGAGGTCATGTTCCTCAAGGCAAGCCTGTTCGACAGGGAGTCCGAGCTGCGGCGCGCCCATGACGCGACCAAGAAGCTGCAGGACGACGCGAGAACGAACAGCACGGCCGACGAGCTGAAAGCGCAGCTCCAAGGCGCGCTGCAGGAGAACGGGCAGCTGAAGCTCGAGCTGCGGCAGTACGAGTCCGAAAAGGTCCCCGCGAAGTCGGACGCcgacgccgcggcggaggcggcgaagaAGGGGGAGACGGAGGCCGAGCTGAGGCGTCTGCGGGTGCAGGCCGAGCAGTGGCGGAAGGCCGCCGAGACCGCCATGGCGTTGCTCACTGTGGGCAAGGGCGGCAACGGGAAGATCTTGGACCGCGGCGAGTCGCTGGACGGCGGCAAGTACGCGGGCCTGTAcgacgagctcgacgacgacgcggcgGCAGCCAGGAAGAACGGCAACGTGCTCCGGAGGATCAGCGGAATGTGGAAGAAATGA